The following coding sequences lie in one Tichowtungia aerotolerans genomic window:
- a CDS encoding alpha/beta hydrolase family esterase, with product MNAKQIIVLLLFSAGCFAEEVRTWDIGGVMREALVCFPEDVGTPPLVFVFHGHGGNMRNTFRKFAIQDQWPEAAVIYMQGLPTPGQLTDPEGKRNGWNCDPNDRINRDLKFFDAVYASLQDRIDTNRVYCTGHSNGGSFTYMLWGVRGDLFAAIAPSGALNPKVIGKIQPLPVLHIAGENDPLVKFSWQDKMMKVVQRVNGCSSQGEPWPSAGDLTGTLYPSSGGTPLVTLIHSGGHQFPSEAPELMVRFFKQHSRK from the coding sequence ATGAATGCCAAACAAATCATTGTGTTGCTGCTGTTTTCCGCAGGCTGTTTTGCGGAAGAGGTCAGGACGTGGGATATTGGCGGGGTGATGCGCGAGGCGCTGGTCTGCTTCCCGGAAGATGTCGGAACCCCGCCGCTGGTGTTTGTATTTCATGGGCACGGCGGGAATATGCGAAATACCTTTCGTAAGTTTGCCATTCAGGACCAGTGGCCGGAGGCGGCCGTTATTTATATGCAGGGGCTGCCGACGCCCGGACAGCTGACCGATCCGGAAGGCAAACGAAACGGATGGAACTGCGATCCGAATGATCGCATCAACCGTGATCTTAAATTCTTCGACGCGGTCTATGCGTCACTGCAAGACCGGATCGATACGAATCGTGTGTACTGCACCGGGCACTCCAATGGCGGAAGTTTCACCTATATGCTCTGGGGCGTGCGCGGCGATCTGTTTGCCGCTATCGCTCCGTCCGGGGCTCTTAATCCGAAAGTGATCGGGAAGATTCAGCCGCTTCCGGTTTTGCACATTGCCGGAGAGAACGATCCGTTGGTTAAGTTCAGCTGGCAGGATAAAATGATGAAAGTGGTTCAGCGTGTGAACGGCTGTTCGTCACAAGGAGAGCCGTGGCCATCTGCCGGTGACTTGACCGGGACGCTTTATCCATCTTCCGGCGGTACGCCGCTGGTGACGCTGATTCATTCAGGTGGACACCAGTTTCCTTCCGAGGCGCCGGAGCTGATGGTTCGTTTTTTCAAGCAGCATTCCCGGAAATAA
- a CDS encoding Nif3-like dinuclear metal center hexameric protein, with amino-acid sequence MKLKTLIQTLEEIAPLELAESWDNPGLLIEPLKTREISKVLLAVDLTDAVAREAVQKKADAIVTYHPLFFGGFQKLQKSDPQAHSAMRLIQHDIAVYSPHTALDAAPGGVNDWLADSLGEGDLYCAETGGARIVELAAPVKLPTLGKRIREFLHINQVQTAQANDRPIKTIALCAGAGISALKEIKADCYLTGEMKHHDVLDAVERGTSVILCGHTETERGYLKILRRLILTETEKTVEVILSRADTAPLKTM; translated from the coding sequence ATGAAACTGAAAACTTTGATCCAAACCTTGGAAGAAATTGCACCTCTCGAGCTGGCAGAAAGCTGGGACAACCCCGGGCTGCTGATCGAACCGCTCAAAACCCGGGAAATCAGCAAGGTCCTGCTTGCAGTCGACCTGACAGACGCCGTCGCCCGCGAAGCCGTTCAGAAAAAAGCCGATGCAATCGTCACCTACCACCCTCTTTTTTTCGGCGGATTCCAAAAGCTGCAAAAATCAGATCCGCAGGCGCACAGCGCCATGCGGCTGATCCAGCACGATATTGCTGTTTACTCTCCGCACACAGCGCTCGATGCCGCTCCCGGCGGCGTGAACGACTGGCTGGCCGACTCCCTTGGCGAAGGAGATCTCTACTGCGCAGAAACCGGCGGAGCGCGTATTGTTGAGCTGGCCGCGCCCGTAAAACTTCCAACCCTTGGAAAACGCATCAGAGAGTTTCTACACATCAACCAGGTTCAAACGGCCCAGGCAAACGATCGTCCCATCAAGACCATCGCCCTGTGCGCCGGAGCCGGAATCAGCGCATTGAAGGAAATCAAAGCAGACTGCTATCTGACCGGAGAAATGAAGCACCACGATGTACTCGACGCGGTCGAACGCGGAACGTCCGTTATTCTCTGCGGTCATACCGAAACCGAGCGGGGTTACCTCAAAATTCTCCGCCGCCTGATTCTGACTGAGACCGAAAAAACGGTTGAAGTGATCCTCTCCAGAGCAGACACCGCACCACTGAAAACAATGTAG
- the cdaA gene encoding diadenylate cyclase CdaA — translation MNWLNGIENPGVTGWIEILILAIIFYSLLKLFRGTRGSAVFTGLMILLAGLILVTELSNLTTLSWLLQKLVGFSTFALIVIFHPEIRRALARIGRQENFVASKARKILADPIADAVQLLAARKIGALIAIERSVETKAIQDTGTPLNSEVTAELLAALFYPGAPLHDGGVIISEDRVAAAGCVFPLTQNDDIARNLGTRHRAAIGMTEESDTIVVVVSEETGVISIAYNGRLKRGFDGAHLRRILSTFLGRETGGLRRMTRRNNSERGQMSFIFGEGSDGR, via the coding sequence ATGAACTGGCTGAACGGCATAGAAAATCCCGGTGTGACCGGGTGGATTGAGATTCTGATTCTCGCGATAATTTTTTATTCGTTGCTGAAACTGTTCCGCGGTACTCGGGGGTCCGCCGTTTTTACCGGATTGATGATTCTCCTTGCCGGGTTGATTCTGGTGACGGAGTTGAGCAATCTGACAACGCTTAGCTGGCTGTTGCAGAAACTGGTGGGATTTTCTACGTTTGCATTGATTGTGATTTTTCATCCTGAAATCCGCCGGGCTCTGGCCCGGATCGGTCGGCAGGAGAATTTTGTAGCATCCAAGGCGCGCAAGATCCTTGCGGATCCGATTGCCGATGCGGTGCAACTGCTTGCGGCTCGTAAAATCGGTGCACTGATTGCCATTGAGCGGTCGGTGGAAACCAAGGCCATCCAGGATACGGGAACGCCGTTGAACAGCGAGGTGACTGCAGAGTTGCTGGCGGCACTGTTTTATCCCGGTGCACCCTTGCACGATGGAGGGGTGATTATCAGTGAGGACCGCGTTGCGGCTGCCGGGTGCGTGTTCCCTTTGACGCAGAATGATGATATTGCCCGCAATCTGGGAACTCGTCATCGCGCAGCGATTGGCATGACGGAAGAGTCGGATACGATTGTCGTGGTGGTTTCGGAGGAGACTGGAGTGATATCCATTGCTTACAACGGCCGACTGAAACGCGGATTTGACGGTGCGCACCTGCGCCGAATTCTTTCGACGTTCCTCGGGCGAGAAACCGGCGGCCTGCGCCGGATGACCCGACGCAACAATTCTGAGCGGGGCCAGATGAGCTTTATTTTCGGAGAGGGGTCTGATGGGCGATAG
- a CDS encoding CdaR family protein, with the protein MGDRLKSMFERLAGVSLAPFWGTMSRNWILKLICLVLAFAVWQGVRESTSYEVVVQDVPVTITAGPGLAVLDQSTDVVSIRFRGSRDDIRFISRDQVSVEMDIADRSGRLRQTIKFSSRYVKAPSRAHAVLFQPSEVTVTIDREVERVLPVKASLEGELPEGIQLEQTVCEPASVRVRGAERRLINLEQVRTVPISLDGRYNSFKTHVNIASDGQAWVAMPDRVSVDLILEEHFAVRRVEKSLVRPLLASDDTRVVKIRPDRVDVVLKGSPQRIEALDTKDIYTYIDCTELTEPTEYEMPVRVDLPSGIQVEKIEPSVVQVTVKTL; encoded by the coding sequence ATGGGCGATAGACTCAAATCGATGTTTGAGCGTTTAGCCGGGGTCAGTCTGGCTCCGTTCTGGGGCACCATGAGCCGTAACTGGATTCTGAAGCTGATTTGTCTGGTGCTGGCTTTTGCGGTTTGGCAGGGGGTTCGTGAAAGCACCAGCTATGAAGTGGTGGTGCAGGATGTGCCGGTTACAATTACCGCCGGACCGGGCCTCGCGGTGCTGGACCAGTCTACGGATGTTGTGAGTATTCGCTTTCGTGGTTCTCGGGATGATATTCGCTTTATCAGTCGCGATCAGGTGTCGGTTGAAATGGATATCGCGGATCGTTCCGGTCGGCTGCGGCAGACCATCAAGTTTTCATCACGTTATGTAAAAGCTCCTTCCCGTGCACATGCAGTGCTGTTTCAGCCATCGGAAGTGACTGTGACAATTGACCGCGAGGTGGAGAGGGTCCTGCCTGTGAAAGCCTCTCTGGAAGGTGAACTGCCGGAGGGGATCCAGCTGGAACAGACTGTCTGCGAGCCGGCATCGGTCCGGGTTCGTGGTGCGGAGCGCCGATTGATAAATCTGGAGCAGGTCCGCACGGTTCCCATCAGTCTGGACGGCCGCTACAATTCGTTTAAAACCCATGTGAATATTGCTTCGGATGGACAGGCGTGGGTTGCTATGCCGGACCGGGTATCTGTGGATTTAATATTGGAGGAACACTTTGCGGTGCGTCGGGTTGAGAAAAGCCTGGTACGCCCATTGCTGGCTTCTGATGATACAAGAGTTGTCAAAATCCGGCCCGACCGGGTGGATGTGGTTTTGAAAGGCAGTCCTCAGCGTATTGAGGCGCTGGATACCAAAGATATCTATACTTATATTGATTGCACGGAACTGACAGAACCCACAGAGTATGAAATGCCGGTGCGTGTAGATCTGCCGTCCGGTATTCAGGTGGAAAAAATAGAACCGTCTGTTGTGCAGGTGACGGTTAAAACGTTGTGA
- a CDS encoding S8 family peptidase: MGISRRVVTAIDGHTRYLAREILVGFGLGTSMEDLQAFLARTGGTVMEASETLGVYRILLPENINVPELAEQLANDPAISLAEPNYVYDLPELLPGGTSTGEKPQWIPPSGNGEMAVAVLDSGLIADEALSSAVLSAYDATNPNAPLTADAVGHGTLMAKLAAGLVDPYRTPVGEGVPVVIVKAFADDGSADSYTLMNAMTHAVENSSGPVSLSWGTETPSKFIETAVRYAINSGSPVFAAVGNENTGRSIYPAAYPGVIGVAAGTADGQYTEYSNRGNFVDIIAPGSAGGSQGTSVATAYVSHVAGLYMQHNPNASASDTVAALIEAAGDDRYLSEDEVRHLLAK, from the coding sequence TTGGGAATTTCCCGTCGGGTAGTAACCGCCATCGACGGGCATACCCGTTATCTCGCCCGTGAAATTCTGGTTGGGTTCGGGCTCGGAACATCCATGGAAGACCTGCAGGCTTTTCTCGCCCGCACTGGCGGTACCGTCATGGAAGCCAGCGAAACACTTGGTGTCTACCGGATTTTATTGCCGGAAAACATCAATGTTCCTGAGCTCGCCGAACAGCTTGCCAATGACCCCGCCATCTCTCTCGCTGAACCCAACTATGTGTATGATCTGCCCGAGCTTTTGCCCGGCGGAACCTCGACGGGCGAGAAACCTCAGTGGATTCCACCGTCCGGCAACGGAGAAATGGCCGTAGCCGTTCTCGATTCCGGTTTGATTGCCGATGAAGCGCTGAGTTCCGCTGTGCTCAGTGCGTATGACGCCACCAACCCGAATGCGCCGCTCACTGCGGATGCTGTGGGTCACGGAACCCTAATGGCCAAACTCGCCGCCGGACTGGTTGATCCGTACCGTACGCCGGTGGGAGAGGGGGTGCCGGTCGTGATTGTCAAAGCTTTTGCCGATGACGGCTCGGCCGACTCATACACCCTCATGAATGCCATGACGCATGCCGTTGAAAACAGTTCCGGTCCCGTCAGCCTCAGTTGGGGAACCGAAACCCCCAGCAAATTCATTGAGACTGCTGTGCGCTATGCCATCAACAGCGGTTCGCCCGTTTTTGCCGCTGTCGGCAATGAAAATACCGGTCGTTCCATATATCCCGCCGCTTATCCCGGTGTCATCGGCGTTGCCGCCGGAACTGCAGACGGGCAGTACACCGAGTATTCAAACCGCGGAAATTTTGTCGACATTATCGCTCCCGGATCCGCCGGCGGATCGCAGGGTACCTCCGTTGCCACAGCGTATGTTTCTCACGTCGCCGGGCTCTACATGCAGCACAACCCCAACGCTTCTGCCTCGGACACCGTCGCCGCACTTATTGAAGCTGCCGGTGATGACCGCTACCTTTCCGAAGACGAGGTTCGCCATCTCCTCGCTAAATAA
- the tsaA gene encoding tRNA (N6-threonylcarbamoyladenosine(37)-N6)-methyltransferase TrmO — protein MNIEPIGIIHSCFEEKFGIPRQAGLIKSATAALELLPPYNVQEALRGIEEFSHLWIVFAFHESITTTFQPTVRPPRLGGNTRIGVFATRSPFRPNPIGLSVVELKHVTGTTLQLSGGDFLDGTPVLDIKPYIPYADSIPNANGAFANAAPLPENTVIFQPEADAVFQTLEKEQQQLIRDVLSYNPRPAYQVNDPDRIFGTTLCDYHVQWKQDKTLITVMSLSSRST, from the coding sequence ATGAACATTGAACCGATTGGCATTATTCATTCCTGTTTCGAGGAAAAGTTTGGAATCCCGCGGCAGGCAGGTCTGATCAAGAGCGCCACAGCGGCCCTGGAACTTCTCCCGCCCTACAACGTGCAGGAAGCATTGCGCGGAATTGAGGAATTTTCTCATCTTTGGATCGTCTTCGCCTTTCACGAAAGCATCACCACCACATTCCAGCCGACGGTAAGACCTCCGCGGCTCGGCGGCAACACCCGCATCGGTGTATTCGCCACCCGCTCGCCGTTTCGACCCAATCCGATCGGTCTCTCTGTGGTTGAACTGAAACATGTTACCGGCACAACCCTGCAACTGTCCGGCGGCGATTTTCTCGACGGAACGCCGGTGCTGGACATCAAACCCTACATTCCCTACGCCGACTCCATTCCCAACGCAAACGGCGCCTTTGCCAACGCCGCCCCGCTACCGGAAAACACCGTTATCTTTCAACCGGAAGCCGACGCCGTTTTCCAAACATTGGAAAAAGAACAACAGCAGTTGATCCGTGACGTTCTCAGCTACAATCCGCGCCCGGCGTATCAGGTCAATGACCCAGACCGAATCTTCGGGACGACTCTTTGCGACTACCATGTGCAATGGAAACAGGACAAAACTCTCATCACCGTGATGTCTTTATCCTCACGATCAACATAA
- a CDS encoding tetratricopeptide repeat protein, translated as MMRLFLIVLFELVLVVAVSAQGLPIEPVVTNKLPEGSITLPTGPQSSSAQPVHILTDDSRRSETEEKAESINAGRNTKASFLLSTGIEYADEGEFEEAERAYLRALEVHPDDEQTLMRLGSLYVQMDRFKDAVAMFQKQLELEPENPLAHNNLAWCYAIGPEVRSVSLALRHSREALLFAPTMPSVWNTLAEAYYVSGDYDKALRSAEQALLLLERIEGDHEESLRSFQEQLSKIKLAKEASDMLKGFKRDQ; from the coding sequence ATGATGCGCTTGTTTCTGATTGTTTTGTTTGAATTGGTTTTAGTGGTTGCCGTTTCGGCGCAGGGGTTGCCGATTGAGCCGGTGGTTACCAATAAGCTCCCGGAGGGAAGCATTACGTTGCCGACGGGGCCTCAGAGTTCCAGTGCGCAGCCGGTTCATATTTTAACCGATGATTCGCGCCGTTCAGAAACGGAGGAGAAGGCCGAGTCCATCAATGCGGGTCGGAATACAAAAGCATCGTTTCTGCTGTCTACCGGTATCGAATATGCAGACGAAGGTGAATTTGAAGAGGCGGAACGGGCGTATCTCCGTGCTTTAGAGGTTCATCCCGACGATGAGCAGACATTGATGCGTCTCGGCTCGCTTTATGTGCAAATGGACCGGTTTAAAGACGCTGTGGCTATGTTTCAGAAGCAATTGGAACTGGAGCCGGAAAATCCGTTGGCGCATAACAATCTGGCTTGGTGTTATGCGATTGGTCCGGAGGTGCGGAGCGTTTCTTTGGCTTTGCGGCACAGCCGCGAAGCTCTTCTGTTTGCTCCGACTATGCCGTCCGTGTGGAATACTCTTGCTGAAGCCTATTATGTTTCCGGGGATTATGACAAAGCGTTGCGTTCTGCCGAACAGGCACTGCTTTTGTTGGAGCGAATCGAAGGGGATCACGAAGAATCTCTGCGTTCATTTCAGGAGCAGCTGTCTAAAATCAAACTCGCGAAAGAAGCGTCGGATATGCTGAAGGGGTTCAAGAGAGACCAATAA
- a CDS encoding class I SAM-dependent methyltransferase — protein sequence MKSTEKEHKRQIIDQFSKQAVPFTELPGHLSAIEMLTELSQPHKDDQALDVACGPGLVACAFAPQVQHIEGIDITQAMIDQAQKRQQEEDLKNISWKTGTVDPLPYGSESFSLVITRYSFHHFLHPRNVLSEMIRVCRPGGRILVADAVLPADKAEAYDRMEKLRDSSHTRVLKTGELDNWFKSFGLTECRQCGYSVDVELEAQLNASFPEPGDEVHLRKMITNDIGKNALGINARKQNEAIWFSYPISVYAGRKSF from the coding sequence ATGAAATCGACCGAAAAAGAACATAAGCGACAAATCATTGATCAGTTTTCCAAACAGGCCGTTCCGTTTACTGAACTGCCCGGCCATCTGAGCGCAATTGAAATGCTGACTGAACTGTCGCAGCCGCATAAAGATGATCAGGCACTGGATGTGGCCTGCGGTCCCGGTCTGGTTGCCTGCGCTTTTGCTCCGCAGGTACAGCACATCGAAGGAATCGACATCACACAGGCAATGATTGATCAGGCTCAGAAACGTCAACAGGAAGAAGATCTGAAGAACATCAGCTGGAAAACCGGAACCGTTGATCCACTGCCTTATGGCAGCGAAAGCTTCTCTCTGGTCATCACCCGCTACAGTTTCCACCATTTTCTGCACCCGCGCAATGTGCTGAGCGAAATGATTCGCGTCTGCCGGCCCGGCGGCCGAATCCTGGTGGCCGATGCCGTTCTGCCTGCAGACAAGGCGGAAGCATACGACCGAATGGAAAAACTGCGCGATTCGTCCCATACCCGTGTATTAAAAACCGGTGAGCTGGACAATTGGTTCAAATCGTTCGGCTTAACAGAATGCCGGCAGTGCGGCTATTCGGTGGACGTGGAACTGGAAGCCCAGCTGAATGCTTCGTTTCCCGAACCGGGCGACGAAGTGCACTTGCGCAAAATGATCACCAACGACATCGGGAAAAATGCACTTGGAATTAATGCCCGGAAACAAAACGAAGCAATCTGGTTTTCCTATCCGATTTCCGTTTATGCCGGCCGAAAATCATTCTGA
- a CDS encoding AraC family transcriptional regulator → MSKETSLPPVETGFIEDSSRPVISYCAEVKNAVCAASHAHPRAQVIFANRGVMRVITKENTWLVPPAQAVWIPSQVQHQVYFPGAVSIRNLFIDSTAAASLPEQCMVFNVTPLLRELILRVGETEGRMERSHLTARLMQVILDELQQIKPARLNLPMSDDVRLHKIMVNLIHSPDDNRTLDEWAQTAGAVSRTLSRLFLRETGMTFGEWRTRLRLLEAIDRLSQGQSVTQVAFDLGYQNLSAFIAMFRKTLGTTPGRFFQTLEKGRF, encoded by the coding sequence ATGTCAAAAGAGACATCTTTGCCGCCGGTTGAGACTGGATTTATCGAAGATTCGTCCCGTCCCGTCATTTCGTATTGCGCAGAAGTCAAAAATGCGGTTTGTGCTGCGTCGCACGCTCATCCGCGGGCTCAGGTCATCTTTGCGAACCGGGGTGTTATGCGGGTTATTACAAAGGAAAACACCTGGCTGGTTCCCCCGGCTCAGGCTGTATGGATTCCTTCTCAGGTTCAGCATCAGGTTTATTTTCCCGGAGCTGTGTCCATACGCAATCTGTTCATTGATTCGACCGCCGCAGCGTCACTGCCGGAACAATGTATGGTTTTCAATGTCACTCCTTTGTTACGGGAGCTGATTCTGCGCGTCGGCGAGACCGAAGGACGCATGGAGCGGAGCCATCTGACCGCCCGGCTTATGCAGGTGATATTGGATGAACTGCAGCAGATAAAACCGGCCCGGCTTAATCTGCCGATGAGTGATGATGTACGTTTGCATAAGATCATGGTCAATCTGATCCATTCTCCTGACGATAACCGTACACTCGACGAATGGGCCCAAACTGCGGGTGCGGTATCTCGTACGCTGTCCCGGCTTTTTTTGCGGGAGACCGGAATGACCTTTGGCGAGTGGCGTACGCGGCTTCGGTTGCTTGAAGCAATTGATCGTCTCAGCCAGGGGCAGTCCGTAACGCAGGTGGCTTTTGATCTCGGCTATCAGAATCTCAGTGCTTTCATTGCTATGTTTCGCAAAACACTCGGCACCACGCCGGGCCGGTTTTTCCAAACCCTGGAAAAGGGCCGATTCTAG
- a CDS encoding ArsR/SmtB family transcription factor: MENLLDVFKALSDEARLRILRAVEIAELSVAEIVTALKMPQSSVSRHLKPLRDSGLLETRREGTSVYYRRGPVFQDASFAQLLSEKLAELRGASRDRAAVDKVLDQRRKESTKFFDEIAGRYGSLTEPGGGWRGMAAALAAGFSGKTVADIGCGEGDLTLLLARFAKRVTAIDLSAQMLRVVQERSAEAGVAGRVAAEKGDLEKLPLKANSEDAVFVSQVLHHAARPGRALKEAARTLKPDGQLILLDLSRHEQEWVRDEWADQWLGFDEKELRGWLKEAGLKIKIFQTLEGPETAFSVLMVVAEKQK; the protein is encoded by the coding sequence ATGGAAAATCTTCTGGATGTATTTAAGGCCCTGAGTGACGAGGCGCGGCTGCGGATTTTACGGGCCGTCGAGATCGCGGAGCTGTCGGTGGCGGAAATTGTGACGGCGCTGAAAATGCCGCAGTCTTCGGTGAGCCGTCATCTGAAACCGCTGCGCGACAGCGGCCTGCTGGAAACCCGTCGCGAAGGAACGTCGGTGTATTATCGCCGCGGTCCGGTTTTTCAGGATGCCTCGTTTGCGCAGCTGTTGAGCGAGAAGCTGGCGGAGCTGCGCGGGGCGAGCCGCGACCGCGCGGCGGTTGATAAGGTGCTCGATCAGCGCCGCAAAGAGAGCACCAAGTTTTTTGACGAAATTGCCGGGCGCTACGGTTCGCTTACAGAACCGGGCGGGGGCTGGCGCGGAATGGCTGCTGCGCTTGCTGCCGGATTCAGCGGAAAAACAGTGGCGGATATCGGCTGCGGTGAGGGCGATTTGACGCTGCTGCTGGCCCGCTTTGCAAAACGGGTGACGGCGATAGATCTCTCCGCTCAGATGCTGCGGGTTGTGCAGGAACGTTCGGCGGAAGCCGGAGTGGCCGGCCGTGTGGCCGCGGAAAAGGGGGATCTTGAGAAACTGCCGCTGAAAGCGAACAGCGAAGACGCGGTGTTTGTCAGCCAGGTACTTCATCATGCGGCACGTCCCGGTCGGGCACTGAAAGAGGCGGCACGGACTTTAAAGCCGGACGGTCAGCTGATTTTGCTCGATCTGTCGCGGCACGAACAGGAGTGGGTGCGCGACGAGTGGGCGGACCAATGGCTGGGATTTGACGAAAAAGAACTGCGCGGCTGGCTGAAGGAAGCCGGGCTGAAAATAAAAATTTTCCAAACATTGGAAGGGCCGGAGACGGCTTTTTCGGTGTTGATGGTTGTTGCTGAGAAACAGAAATAA
- a CDS encoding rubredoxin-like domain-containing protein: MKKFKCAACGYIHDGEEAPEKCPKCGAPKDQFVLLDDAASSLVERSRHSNALHAEVIALARQLEDICNDGIEDELDPGCVDVFTKSRAMAWKIMKLSMTEVQGHMGKGKWG, encoded by the coding sequence ATGAAGAAGTTCAAATGTGCGGCCTGTGGATATATTCACGACGGCGAAGAAGCTCCCGAAAAATGCCCGAAATGCGGAGCCCCGAAAGATCAGTTTGTCCTGCTTGACGATGCAGCGTCATCTTTGGTCGAACGTTCGCGTCACAGCAACGCGTTGCATGCAGAGGTCATTGCGCTGGCTCGCCAGCTCGAAGATATCTGCAATGACGGAATCGAAGATGAACTCGATCCCGGCTGCGTGGATGTGTTCACCAAATCCCGTGCGATGGCCTGGAAGATCATGAAGCTTTCCATGACCGAAGTGCAGGGCCACATGGGCAAAGGCAAATGGGGCTGA
- the mutL gene encoding DNA mismatch repair endonuclease MutL, whose translation MKNQIQMLPDHVINKIAAGEVIERPASVMKELMENALDAGATQIDVEVVRGGMQLIAISDNGSGMDRDNALMAIERHATSKIRTAEEVEAVATLGFRGEALSSISAVSRFALITRPHDEVSGTEIRVAGGKLQDVADAGCPPGTRFEIRNLFFNVPARRKFLRTEATELAQIRQLFAVYALAHPETGLSLVSDGRELYKLPGGGSLADRIAELYNPSFFSHLRELDFEADTIKVTGFAGLPQTGRKDRSDQYIFINGRPAAAPVIYHAINEAYHSVLARGRHPSAFIFIETAPDAVDVNVHPAKKEVRFRRPAAVRDCVIAAIEKALALNAPIEEKRAPSFAFDKPAPAPRLIKQHELDIEMPSHRAPKAQSSRGTGEPGKEIPETPPERRNDEVAPVETVHPEQEGAHSAPWQWCRVLGQAGGTYAVLETEDGVVLMDPQAAHERVLFEKFMRDIISGSPAQQRLLTPETIELMPADAEALRRQVPALEEMGFGVSDFGQDTFLVDALPVHLQEGSPLVILSGIAKALDKGGAAARATREALRETVGQAACRAAVRAGDSLTIKELEKLVSDLAKTEMPYTCPHGRPTLIFQSFTELNRKFGRS comes from the coding sequence GTGAAAAACCAAATCCAGATGCTTCCGGATCATGTGATCAATAAGATCGCGGCGGGAGAAGTAATTGAACGCCCGGCTTCTGTCATGAAGGAGCTGATGGAAAACGCGCTCGATGCCGGTGCGACCCAGATCGATGTGGAGGTCGTGCGCGGCGGCATGCAGCTGATTGCGATTTCCGATAACGGCTCCGGTATGGATCGCGACAATGCGCTGATGGCGATCGAACGCCATGCGACCAGCAAGATCCGCACGGCCGAAGAGGTTGAAGCCGTTGCGACACTTGGCTTCCGCGGCGAGGCGCTTTCCTCAATTTCCGCTGTTTCGCGTTTTGCGCTGATTACCCGTCCGCATGATGAGGTGAGCGGAACGGAAATCCGGGTGGCGGGCGGAAAACTGCAGGATGTGGCCGATGCGGGCTGTCCGCCCGGTACGCGCTTCGAAATCCGTAACCTGTTTTTTAATGTACCTGCGCGGCGTAAGTTTCTGCGGACAGAAGCGACCGAGCTGGCGCAGATCCGCCAGCTGTTTGCGGTCTATGCTCTGGCGCACCCGGAAACGGGCCTTTCATTGGTTTCCGACGGACGCGAACTCTATAAACTGCCCGGCGGCGGATCGCTGGCCGACCGCATTGCCGAGTTGTACAACCCGTCCTTTTTCAGCCATCTGCGTGAACTCGATTTCGAAGCCGACACGATAAAAGTGACCGGATTTGCCGGACTGCCGCAGACGGGCCGCAAGGATCGGTCCGATCAATACATATTCATTAACGGTCGTCCGGCCGCTGCGCCGGTGATTTATCATGCCATCAACGAAGCTTACCATTCTGTGCTGGCCCGTGGGCGGCATCCGTCGGCATTCATTTTTATTGAGACAGCCCCCGACGCTGTGGATGTGAATGTGCATCCGGCTAAAAAAGAAGTTCGGTTCCGCCGTCCCGCGGCCGTGCGTGACTGTGTGATTGCAGCGATTGAAAAAGCGCTGGCGCTGAACGCGCCAATCGAAGAAAAGCGGGCACCGAGTTTTGCGTTCGATAAACCCGCGCCCGCGCCTCGCCTGATTAAGCAGCATGAGTTGGATATTGAGATGCCGAGTCATAGAGCTCCAAAGGCACAAAGCTCCAGAGGCACAGGGGAGCCGGGGAAAGAAATTCCGGAGACGCCGCCGGAAAGAAGGAACGATGAGGTCGCACCCGTAGAAACAGTCCATCCCGAGCAGGAAGGGGCGCACAGTGCCCCGTGGCAGTGGTGCCGGGTGCTGGGACAGGCAGGCGGTACGTATGCCGTGCTCGAAACAGAAGACGGAGTGGTGCTCATGGATCCGCAGGCTGCGCATGAACGGGTTCTCTTCGAAAAATTTATGCGTGACATTATATCCGGTTCACCGGCGCAGCAGCGGCTTTTGACGCCGGAGACCATTGAGCTGATGCCGGCTGATGCGGAAGCGTTGCGCCGACAGGTTCCGGCGCTGGAGGAGATGGGGTTCGGAGTTTCCGACTTCGGACAGGACACCTTTCTGGTGGACGCCCTGCCGGTGCATCTGCAGGAGGGATCGCCGCTGGTCATCCTCAGCGGCATTGCCAAAGCACTCGACAAGGGAGGCGCTGCCGCGCGCGCGACGCGTGAGGCACTGCGTGAAACGGTGGGGCAGGCGGCCTGCCGGGCTGCTGTACGCGCGGGGGACAGCCTCACGATCAAAGAGCTTGAAAAGCTGGTTTCCGATTTGGCGAAAACGGAAATGCCCTACACCTGCCCGCACGGACGTCCAACGTTGATTTTTCAAAGCTTTACGGAACTTAATCGCAAGTTCGGGCGCAGTTAA